The following are encoded together in the Capsulimonas corticalis genome:
- a CDS encoding bifunctional rhamnulose-1-phosphate aldolase/short-chain dehydrogenase, with amino-acid sequence MSERSFQFVQDLWDDAQADLLSPVDRLVYRSNLLGADGRITNTGGGNTSSKIMERDPVTGDAVETLWVKGSGGDLRTSTRENFASLYESKVLALKQVYEAIEPRGPETDAEDQMAAMYAHCAFNLNPRAASIDTPLHAFVPKKFIDHMHPNAVIAVAASRNADQLTREIYGDDILHTPWRRPGLELGLKLREIHRERPDAKGVLLGQHGLINWADDDKECYHLTLDIIEKAAWYIEARDRGERTFGGAKYESLDAERRAAVFAQILPWLRGQVSQNKRLVAAVQDDDQILRFISSHDAPRLSALGASCPDHFLRTKIKPLYVAWDPQTQDAAALKASLAAGLAQYRRDYSAYYQACKRPDSPAMRDPNPTVILIPGLGMIAWGKDKSEARVTAEFYNCAVEVMRGAEAIDEYVALPAQEAFDIEYWLMEEAKLRRMPPEKELARQVIAVVGAGSGIGREVAYRLASEGAHIVAIDRDAQAARATSEAIVAQVGMGVGVAGSGISGCGPAIGLGADITDRASIRAALDTAILAYGGVDSVVVTAGIVAAPDASGHIPDEMWARTFAVNVTGSYLVADEMRRIWDAQDLSGGSLVLMTSVNGVVAKRGSFAYDASKAAANHLVRELAMELAPRIRVNGVAPATVVQGSAMFPRDRVIASLIKYGVGYSEEEADETLRDRLAQFYADRTLLKEPITAADQAEAVFLLLSRRLAKTTGQILSIDGGLHEAFLR; translated from the coding sequence ATGTCCGAACGTTCTTTTCAATTTGTCCAGGATCTCTGGGACGACGCCCAGGCCGACCTCCTTTCTCCGGTGGACCGCCTGGTCTACCGCTCGAATCTTCTGGGCGCCGACGGGCGGATCACCAACACAGGCGGCGGCAACACGTCGTCGAAGATCATGGAGCGGGACCCGGTCACCGGGGACGCCGTGGAGACGCTCTGGGTGAAAGGGTCTGGCGGCGACCTGCGCACCAGCACGCGTGAGAACTTCGCATCGCTGTATGAAAGCAAGGTTCTCGCCTTGAAACAGGTGTATGAAGCCATCGAGCCGCGCGGTCCGGAAACGGACGCGGAGGACCAAATGGCGGCGATGTACGCCCATTGCGCCTTCAATCTCAACCCGCGAGCCGCCTCGATCGACACCCCGCTGCATGCGTTCGTCCCGAAAAAGTTTATCGATCATATGCATCCGAACGCCGTGATCGCCGTGGCGGCGAGCCGTAATGCGGATCAGCTCACCCGCGAGATTTACGGCGATGATATCCTCCACACGCCCTGGCGGCGCCCTGGGCTGGAATTGGGCCTGAAGCTGCGGGAGATCCATCGCGAGCGCCCGGACGCGAAAGGCGTCCTCCTCGGCCAGCACGGGCTGATCAATTGGGCGGATGATGACAAGGAGTGTTACCACCTTACGCTCGATATCATTGAAAAGGCCGCGTGGTACATTGAGGCGCGCGATCGCGGTGAGCGGACATTTGGAGGGGCCAAATACGAGAGCCTGGACGCCGAACGGCGCGCAGCGGTGTTCGCCCAGATCCTGCCGTGGCTGCGCGGACAAGTATCCCAGAACAAGCGCCTTGTGGCCGCCGTTCAGGACGACGACCAGATCCTGCGCTTTATCAGCAGCCACGACGCGCCACGCCTGTCCGCTCTGGGCGCCAGCTGTCCCGACCATTTCCTGCGCACCAAGATCAAGCCGCTGTACGTCGCCTGGGACCCCCAAACGCAGGACGCGGCGGCCCTGAAGGCGAGCCTGGCGGCGGGCCTGGCGCAGTACCGGCGAGACTATTCGGCCTACTACCAGGCGTGCAAGCGACCCGATTCGCCCGCCATGCGCGACCCGAACCCAACGGTGATCCTCATACCCGGTCTGGGGATGATCGCCTGGGGGAAAGATAAGAGCGAGGCGCGCGTCACGGCCGAGTTCTACAACTGCGCCGTCGAGGTGATGCGCGGCGCGGAAGCCATCGACGAATATGTAGCTCTGCCGGCTCAGGAAGCCTTCGACATCGAATACTGGCTAATGGAAGAGGCCAAGCTGCGGCGCATGCCGCCGGAGAAGGAGCTGGCGCGGCAAGTCATCGCGGTTGTCGGCGCGGGCAGCGGCATCGGGCGAGAGGTCGCATACCGGCTCGCGTCGGAGGGCGCGCATATCGTCGCCATTGACCGGGACGCGCAGGCCGCCAGGGCCACCTCCGAAGCGATCGTCGCCCAGGTCGGCATGGGCGTCGGCGTGGCGGGGAGCGGGATCTCGGGATGCGGCCCGGCGATTGGCCTTGGGGCCGATATTACCGACCGCGCCAGCATCCGCGCGGCTCTGGATACGGCGATCCTTGCCTATGGCGGCGTCGATTCGGTGGTGGTCACCGCCGGCATCGTCGCCGCGCCGGATGCATCGGGGCATATTCCGGATGAGATGTGGGCGCGGACATTCGCGGTGAATGTCACCGGAAGCTATCTTGTCGCTGATGAGATGCGGCGCATCTGGGACGCGCAGGATTTGAGCGGCGGCAGCCTGGTGCTCATGACATCGGTGAATGGAGTGGTGGCGAAGCGAGGCAGTTTTGCTTACGACGCCAGCAAGGCCGCTGCGAACCATCTGGTGCGCGAACTGGCCATGGAGCTCGCGCCGCGCATTCGGGTAAACGGCGTCGCCCCCGCCACCGTGGTGCAGGGCAGTGCGATGTTCCCGCGCGACCGGGTGATCGCCAGCCTGATCAAATACGGCGTCGGCTATTCGGAGGAGGAAGCGGACGAAACTCTGCGCGACCGGCTTGCCCAGTTCTACGCCGACCGCACCCTGCTCAAGGAGCCCATCACGGCGGCCGACCAGGCCGAGGCCGTGTTCTTGCTTCTGTCGCGCCGACTCGCCAAGACCACGGGTCAGATCTTGTCCATCGACGGCGGTCTTCACGAGGCGTTCCTACGATAA
- a CDS encoding DeoR/GlpR family DNA-binding transcription regulator produces the protein MLAAERQREIAIIVDRERGVRVSQLAQQFQVADETIRRDLEKLEAEGKLVRSHGGAMAAQHGGREATSTERAVSFVPEKAAIARRAVEWIEEGDTVMVDASSTALHLVQLIPDIPLTLLTNSLQVCNVLAERRHIRVVCTGGTLAPASLSFLGSRAEQMLSDYHVNHLFFSCTGIDFEFGLSDVNEAQATMKQRMLAISDHNYLLVNKSKFGVRSLRRFGSLSDIKTVVTVEDLDPAIIAGLANFGIDVAIAANN, from the coding sequence ATGTTAGCAGCAGAGCGTCAGCGAGAGATCGCGATCATCGTGGACCGGGAACGCGGTGTGCGCGTCTCGCAATTGGCGCAGCAGTTTCAGGTCGCCGACGAGACCATTCGACGGGACCTGGAGAAATTGGAGGCCGAAGGCAAGCTGGTGCGCAGCCACGGCGGCGCGATGGCGGCGCAGCATGGCGGGCGCGAGGCGACCAGCACCGAGCGCGCGGTGAGCTTCGTGCCGGAGAAAGCCGCCATCGCGCGCCGGGCCGTGGAGTGGATCGAGGAAGGGGACACCGTGATGGTGGACGCGAGCTCGACCGCGCTGCATCTCGTGCAGCTTATTCCCGATATTCCGCTCACCCTCTTGACCAACAGTCTTCAGGTTTGCAACGTGCTGGCCGAACGACGGCATATCCGTGTTGTGTGCACCGGCGGCACGCTCGCCCCCGCATCGCTCTCATTCCTTGGATCGCGCGCCGAGCAGATGCTGTCGGATTACCATGTCAACCATCTGTTCTTCTCATGCACCGGAATCGACTTTGAATTCGGCCTGAGCGACGTGAACGAGGCGCAGGCGACCATGAAACAGCGCATGCTGGCGATCTCGGATCACAACTATCTGCTGGTGAACAAAAGCAAATTTGGCGTCCGCTCCCTCCGGCGGTTCGGCAGCCTGAGCGACATCAAAACGGTGGTCACCGTGGAAGACCTCGATCCGGCGATTATCGCGGGACTGGCGAACTTCGGCATTGATGTCGCCATCGCCGCCAACAATTAG
- a CDS encoding class II aldolase/adducin family protein has product MQDIVLTDLLQTLLTLSHDLGNSAHEWSILGEGNTSACVDAETFFVKASGSQLADLTADQLVRVRLEPFLTAITSGVAYSDEDTEAMLQDARVDSGARMPSVETMFHADLLGSFGARFVGHTHVASINSLLCSDAGWSAVQQGYLFPDAIVVCGVAPCFVPYVDPGLALARAIHQAVESYRSDYGVTPKTIYLRSHGLIALGGSAAEVLAITRMADKAAKIMIGALACGAPRFLGADVVARISGRKDEHLRQRALGLTVTA; this is encoded by the coding sequence ATGCAAGACATTGTCCTCACTGACCTCCTGCAAACACTGCTGACGCTGTCCCACGATCTGGGAAACAGTGCGCACGAATGGTCGATCCTTGGCGAAGGCAACACCTCCGCGTGCGTCGACGCCGAGACATTCTTCGTGAAGGCCAGCGGCTCACAGCTCGCCGATCTTACCGCCGACCAGTTGGTCCGCGTGCGGCTGGAGCCGTTCCTGACAGCCATCACGTCGGGCGTCGCCTACAGCGACGAGGATACCGAAGCCATGCTTCAGGACGCCCGCGTGGATTCCGGCGCGCGCATGCCCAGCGTGGAGACGATGTTTCACGCCGACCTGCTCGGCTCGTTCGGCGCGCGGTTTGTCGGGCACACGCATGTCGCCAGCATCAATAGTCTGCTCTGCTCCGATGCCGGCTGGAGCGCCGTTCAGCAGGGCTATCTTTTTCCCGATGCGATCGTCGTCTGCGGGGTCGCCCCTTGTTTTGTGCCGTATGTCGATCCCGGCCTTGCTCTGGCGCGCGCCATTCATCAGGCCGTGGAATCCTATCGAAGCGACTACGGGGTCACTCCGAAAACGATCTATCTGCGCAGCCACGGATTGATCGCGCTCGGCGGCTCCGCGGCTGAAGTGCTGGCGATCACCCGAATGGCGGACAAGGCGGCGAAGATTATGATCGGCGCGCTCGCCTGCGGCGCTCCGCGATTTCTCGGCGCCGACGTCGTCGCGCGAATCTCCGGCCGCAAAGACGAGCACCTGCGCCAGCGCGCTCTTGGTCTGACCGTAACGGCGTAA
- a CDS encoding glycoside hydrolase family 95 protein, protein MTNTTRNPIFQVRLSGFLLKALFAMLALCLPWTARAVAPQGDAPSPLTLWYLQPAAGGMNEALPIGNGRMGALLYGGAADERIVFNESSLWTGDKNPGGDYGKMGSYQKFGEIDFDQPAIYSATHYRRDLDLASSTAHVRYDANGVTYHREYFASNPAQVIVARYTADRPGAYTGALSLAGAHDEKIAVSGAHRMTFSGKLSNGMAYEAQLQVIVDGGTSKIDGSTISIDRASSVTLILGAATNYVMDYARNYQGGDPHPALTQQVDAASQSPYDTLRRRHIADYGTLFQRVSLDLGKTSSDRRALPTDARKILAGQGDDPELEQLLYQYGRYLLLSCSRPGSLPSNLQGIWNDSNTPPWSSDYHTDLNIEMDYWPVEVANLPECAEPLFDLVDSQIPSWRVLTQADPEYKLASGAQPTMGWDTRASFNVTGGMGWLWIKTTNAWLLQSYWEHYAFTGDKEFLRKRAYPLMKEICQFWGAELKTLPDGRLVVPNGWSPEHGSFEDGVSFNQELVWDLFTNDIAASKALDIDADDRARIAALRDKLLTPKIGHWGQLQEWVEDKDDPNDHHRHTSHLIGVYPGHEFSVQETPAIMDAAKVSLLHRGNIGDVTEWVYPWRAAQFARMRDGDGADRQLTQFFAARNSCVNLFGLLGDVTPPVMQIDGNFGVTAAMSEMLLQSQNDGIDLLPALPMSWRTGSITGLRARGGFVVDESWRSGALKSVTVHSAASAALTLRYKRKSVALTFKPGQTIRLDGSLTRQ, encoded by the coding sequence ATGACTAACACAACTCGAAACCCTATCTTCCAGGTCCGGCTCTCTGGATTTCTTCTCAAGGCGCTCTTCGCTATGCTGGCCCTGTGCCTCCCATGGACGGCGCGCGCCGTCGCGCCGCAGGGCGACGCCCCGTCTCCGCTGACGCTCTGGTATCTCCAGCCCGCCGCCGGGGGCATGAACGAGGCGCTGCCGATCGGCAACGGCCGGATGGGCGCATTGCTCTACGGCGGCGCCGCCGACGAAAGGATCGTCTTCAACGAAAGCAGCCTCTGGACCGGCGACAAAAATCCGGGCGGAGATTACGGCAAGATGGGGAGTTACCAGAAGTTCGGCGAGATCGATTTCGATCAGCCGGCGATCTACTCCGCGACCCACTATCGCCGCGATCTGGATCTCGCCAGCAGCACGGCGCATGTTCGCTACGACGCCAACGGCGTGACCTACCACCGCGAGTACTTCGCCAGCAACCCCGCCCAGGTGATCGTGGCCCGCTACACCGCCGATCGTCCGGGAGCGTATACGGGCGCCCTCTCGCTGGCGGGAGCGCATGACGAGAAGATCGCCGTGTCCGGCGCGCACCGGATGACGTTCTCCGGCAAGCTGTCCAATGGGATGGCGTACGAGGCGCAGCTCCAGGTCATCGTGGACGGCGGGACATCCAAGATCGACGGCTCCACGATCTCGATCGATCGCGCCAGCAGCGTCACCCTGATTCTGGGGGCCGCGACGAACTATGTCATGGACTACGCCCGGAATTACCAGGGCGGCGATCCGCACCCGGCCCTGACCCAGCAGGTCGACGCCGCGTCACAGTCGCCTTACGACACACTCCGGCGGCGGCACATCGCCGATTATGGAACCCTGTTTCAGCGGGTGAGCCTCGATTTGGGAAAGACCTCCTCGGATCGGCGCGCGCTGCCAACCGACGCCCGGAAAATTCTGGCGGGGCAGGGCGACGACCCGGAGCTGGAGCAGCTGCTGTATCAGTATGGGCGCTATCTGCTCCTTTCCTGCTCCCGGCCCGGCAGCCTGCCCTCCAATCTCCAGGGGATCTGGAACGACAGCAATACGCCGCCTTGGTCCAGCGACTACCACACCGACCTGAATATTGAGATGGATTACTGGCCCGTCGAAGTCGCCAACCTGCCGGAGTGCGCGGAGCCTCTCTTCGACCTCGTCGACAGCCAGATTCCCTCTTGGCGCGTACTGACGCAAGCCGATCCGGAGTACAAGCTGGCGTCCGGAGCGCAGCCGACGATGGGATGGGACACGCGTGCGTCGTTCAACGTCACCGGGGGCATGGGATGGCTGTGGATCAAAACGACCAACGCCTGGCTCCTTCAAAGCTACTGGGAGCATTACGCATTTACAGGGGATAAAGAATTTCTGAGGAAGCGGGCCTACCCGCTGATGAAAGAGATCTGTCAGTTTTGGGGGGCGGAGCTCAAGACGCTGCCCGATGGCCGCCTGGTCGTCCCGAACGGCTGGTCACCGGAGCACGGCTCGTTCGAGGACGGCGTCAGTTTCAATCAGGAGCTGGTCTGGGACCTCTTTACCAACGACATCGCCGCCAGCAAAGCGCTGGATATCGACGCCGACGATCGCGCCCGAATTGCCGCGCTGCGCGATAAGCTGCTCACTCCCAAGATCGGCCACTGGGGCCAGCTGCAAGAGTGGGTAGAGGATAAAGATGATCCCAACGACCATCACCGGCATACGTCGCACCTGATCGGCGTCTACCCCGGCCACGAATTCAGCGTGCAAGAAACCCCCGCGATCATGGACGCCGCGAAGGTCTCGCTGCTCCATCGCGGCAACATCGGCGATGTCACCGAGTGGGTCTACCCATGGCGCGCCGCGCAGTTCGCTCGGATGCGCGACGGCGATGGCGCCGATCGCCAATTGACGCAGTTCTTCGCCGCGCGCAATTCCTGTGTGAACCTGTTCGGCTTATTGGGCGACGTCACTCCGCCGGTCATGCAGATCGATGGCAACTTCGGCGTCACGGCCGCCATGTCCGAAATGCTCCTGCAAAGCCAGAACGACGGAATTGACCTGCTGCCGGCGCTCCCCATGTCCTGGCGGACCGGCTCCATCACTGGCCTGCGCGCACGCGGAGGCTTCGTCGTTGACGAATCCTGGCGCAGCGGCGCCCTGAAAAGCGTGACCGTACATAGCGCCGCGAGCGCCGCGCTCACACTGCGCTACAAGAGAAAATCCGTCGCGCTTACCTTCAAGCCCGGTCAAACGATCCGACTCGATGGAAGCCTGACACGTCAATGA
- a CDS encoding cytochrome P450 produces the protein MKTTLSAPPGGWLGHLPALQRDPLVFLAECARDYGPVAPLRFPAMSALLLLDADDIERVLVTDHQNFVKPIWLRTAAVRRLLGDGLVTTDGDDWRRQRRQCQPAFLPHQIPAYGDTFAALTGRMLSQWRRGQTRDVQSDMARLTLEIVARTMLGSDIAAQAGEIGEAMDTVMACFGAKHRLFGLLPLPPSRREARAIGRLDALVDALIAEYRAGGAHQSDAPLLGSLLSDPDQDPAYVREQVKTFLAAGHESSALALTWAFLLLARHPGADARLARELDSVLGGRAPTQRDLPDLPYTLAVVKETLRLYPPLWMVGRTAVKDGVIGGFPAPRGALILTSPWAVQRSAQYFADPDAFIPERWLDGSQARLPKYAYFPFGGGPRVCIGQNFAVMETTLLLATIAARFRLEGSPDQDISPWATMTLRPPPGILMRLAERGAPRSVS, from the coding sequence ATGAAAACAACATTGTCGGCTCCGCCAGGCGGGTGGCTCGGCCACCTTCCCGCATTGCAGCGCGATCCGCTGGTGTTTCTTGCGGAGTGCGCGCGCGATTATGGGCCGGTTGCGCCGCTGCGCTTTCCCGCCATGTCCGCCCTGCTTCTGCTGGACGCGGACGATATCGAGCGGGTTCTGGTGACGGACCATCAGAACTTCGTGAAGCCGATTTGGCTGCGCACCGCCGCCGTCCGGCGTCTTCTTGGCGACGGCCTCGTCACCACGGACGGCGATGACTGGCGCCGCCAGCGCCGGCAGTGCCAGCCGGCGTTTCTTCCGCATCAGATTCCGGCGTATGGAGATACGTTCGCCGCGCTCACCGGCCGGATGCTGTCGCAGTGGCGGCGCGGACAAACTCGGGATGTGCAGAGCGATATGGCGCGCCTCACCCTGGAGATCGTTGCGCGGACGATGCTGGGCAGCGATATCGCGGCGCAGGCGGGAGAGATCGGGGAGGCCATGGATACCGTGATGGCCTGCTTCGGAGCGAAGCATCGCCTGTTCGGCCTCTTGCCGCTGCCGCCGTCCCGGCGTGAGGCCCGGGCGATCGGACGGCTGGACGCGCTTGTGGACGCGCTGATCGCGGAGTATCGAGCGGGAGGCGCTCACCAGAGCGATGCGCCATTGCTGGGCTCGCTGCTCAGCGATCCGGATCAGGACCCGGCGTACGTCCGCGAGCAAGTCAAGACATTTTTAGCCGCCGGCCATGAAAGCTCCGCCCTGGCGCTGACCTGGGCCTTCCTGCTGCTGGCGCGCCATCCCGGCGCCGACGCGCGTCTCGCGCGGGAGCTGGACAGCGTACTGGGAGGCCGAGCGCCTACGCAGCGCGATCTGCCCGACCTCCCGTATACGCTGGCCGTGGTGAAGGAGACCCTGCGACTGTATCCGCCGCTCTGGATGGTTGGCCGCACCGCCGTAAAAGACGGTGTGATTGGCGGATTCCCCGCGCCGCGCGGGGCGCTGATTCTGACAAGTCCCTGGGCCGTCCAGCGCAGCGCCCAATACTTTGCCGATCCCGATGCGTTTATTCCGGAGCGCTGGCTGGATGGGAGCCAGGCGCGCCTGCCCAAATACGCCTATTTCCCATTTGGCGGCGGCCCGCGCGTTTGTATCGGCCAGAACTTCGCCGTGATGGAGACGACCCTTTTGCTCGCGACCATCGCCGCGCGCTTTCGGCTGGAGGGCTCTCCCGATCAAGACATCTCTCCCTGGGCCACGATGACTCTGCGGCCGCCGCCGGGAATATTGATGCGTCTGGCGGAGCGTGGCGCGCCGCGTTCCGTGTCATAA
- a CDS encoding pentapeptide repeat-containing protein gives MNPPPIPIAAYSAVSAAIVAFIALWVNCFVTLKNQKDTHFYEALKRFGDKDSEVLRASAAGLLAQMGSERDWLRARRPYWEIAFNQLLVGTRIERNDVVLSSVISSLKALVRYRRRVAFENIFSVHIDLQKDLVDKLARHYASMTYGLGDETPGDNREDVWSDWLSEAASVTHLKSQELPRLTRAFPDVFKHSHRDATQFYRAIHDDHLASAKIDAINALADAACRLRWNRNLLEDTIKHFAGKDLDLKSAFLPRANFAKQNLQGVDFSCALVDGSRFDGADLSRAKFSNASLSGCSFQSANLQSTDLTSAVLQDADLQAADLSGAKIVDATLKNADMTDALLDRIHVAGTHWWEATCSDAPSHGKPGNEKRVWSALYHASGKCLPHEAARLNSSVKAFVETMRSEGSVKAETKPGVKEG, from the coding sequence ATGAACCCACCACCCATCCCCATTGCCGCCTACAGCGCCGTTTCCGCCGCAATCGTCGCGTTCATCGCTCTCTGGGTGAACTGCTTCGTCACGCTGAAGAACCAAAAGGACACGCACTTCTACGAAGCGCTCAAACGATTTGGCGACAAGGACAGCGAAGTGCTGCGCGCGAGCGCCGCCGGGCTGCTGGCGCAAATGGGGAGCGAGCGCGACTGGCTCCGCGCGCGCCGACCGTACTGGGAGATCGCCTTCAATCAGCTGCTGGTTGGGACACGGATCGAACGCAACGATGTCGTGCTCTCGTCGGTCATCTCCTCGCTCAAAGCGCTTGTCCGGTATCGGCGGCGCGTGGCGTTCGAGAATATCTTCAGCGTCCACATCGATCTGCAAAAGGATCTGGTCGATAAGCTCGCCCGGCACTACGCCTCCATGACCTACGGCCTGGGCGACGAGACGCCTGGGGACAACCGCGAGGATGTTTGGAGCGACTGGCTGTCGGAAGCGGCGAGCGTCACGCATCTGAAGAGCCAGGAGCTGCCGCGCTTGACTCGGGCGTTTCCGGATGTGTTCAAACATTCGCACCGGGACGCGACCCAGTTTTACCGGGCGATCCATGACGACCACCTGGCCTCGGCGAAGATCGACGCAATCAATGCGCTGGCGGACGCGGCGTGCCGGCTGCGCTGGAACCGTAATTTGCTGGAGGACACCATCAAGCACTTCGCCGGGAAGGATCTCGATCTGAAGTCCGCCTTTCTGCCGCGCGCCAACTTCGCCAAACAGAATTTGCAGGGCGTGGACTTTTCCTGCGCCCTGGTGGACGGCTCCCGTTTTGACGGCGCCGATCTGAGCCGGGCGAAGTTTTCGAACGCCTCCCTCTCGGGCTGTTCGTTTCAGTCCGCCAACTTGCAGTCCACGGACCTGACGAGCGCGGTTTTGCAGGATGCGGATTTGCAGGCGGCGGACCTCTCCGGCGCGAAGATCGTGGACGCGACTTTGAAAAACGCGGATATGACGGACGCGCTGCTGGACCGGATCCACGTCGCGGGCACGCACTGGTGGGAAGCAACATGTTCGGACGCGCCATCCCACGGAAAGCCCGGGAATGAGAAGCGCGTCTGGAGCGCCCTCTACCATGCTTCTGGAAAATGCCTGCCCCACGAAGCGGCGCGGCTCAATTCGTCCGTGAAAGCATTCGTGGAAACGATGCGATCGGAAGGATCGGTGAAGGCGGAAACGAAACCGGGAGTCAAAGAAGGGTAA
- a CDS encoding phosphatidylinositol-specific phospholipase C domain-containing protein, whose amino-acid sequence MKLITRGILGLLLAASPLSVNAAGNNWMSSLNGSLPLSQFSIPGTHDSGALSEPVSGTAKCQNLSFGDQLNAGVRFMDIRCRHINDAFAIHHGQVYENANFDDVLNAVIGFLNSNPSETVIMSVKEEYTASGDTRTFEQTFDSYVAKNPSKWYLGSSIPTLDQARGKIVLFRRFGASNTPKGIDASNWPDNTSFSTGGYLRVQDNYNVSNNDTKWGQISQVLGEAHYGGPNTLYVNFASGVQSGAFGIPNIPNVSNNINPRLTSYFAANTSGKFGAVLMDFADAAKCSMIYNTSFPADGPASSPPLFMIVNKNSGMPLDMISGDPTNGARINQWTYDVNGPNQRWSLAPTENGDHFRIASYVTGKCACIQQDLTTPGAQLYAWDYTGGNPAQQFDLVDAGNGYFKIKNVKSGLILEVAGSATTNDAKVQQNADTATANQLWRLQPWGDYYARTAAGKYVCIQNSGSSNGNPIIQYSWESNPWFQWRFESVGGADLKVSSLNALSRVLCVVNGSTSAAANTQLYDYNTANVGDQKVRIVPKTNGLNKFYFVHDGMSWDIPSGQTGNNVPLQQYPDNGNAQQQFRLERLP is encoded by the coding sequence ATGAAACTCATTACGCGTGGAATTCTCGGTCTGCTGCTGGCGGCGTCGCCACTGAGCGTCAACGCTGCGGGAAACAACTGGATGAGCAGCCTGAACGGCTCATTACCCCTATCCCAATTCTCCATTCCCGGCACTCACGACTCGGGAGCGCTCTCCGAGCCGGTGTCGGGGACCGCGAAGTGTCAAAATCTGAGCTTCGGCGACCAGTTGAACGCGGGCGTCCGGTTTATGGATATCCGGTGCCGGCATATCAACGACGCCTTCGCCATTCATCACGGACAAGTTTACGAAAATGCGAACTTTGACGATGTACTGAACGCGGTTATCGGTTTCTTGAACAGCAACCCCAGCGAAACCGTCATTATGAGCGTTAAGGAGGAGTACACGGCTTCCGGAGACACGCGCACGTTCGAACAGACCTTTGATTCTTATGTCGCGAAGAACCCGAGCAAATGGTACCTGGGGTCGAGCATCCCGACTCTGGATCAGGCGCGCGGCAAGATCGTTTTGTTCCGCCGATTTGGCGCCAGCAATACGCCGAAGGGCATCGACGCCTCGAACTGGCCGGACAATACGTCGTTCAGCACCGGCGGATATCTGCGCGTTCAAGATAACTACAACGTCTCGAACAATGACACGAAGTGGGGACAGATCTCGCAAGTGCTCGGCGAAGCGCACTACGGCGGCCCGAACACGCTCTACGTCAACTTCGCCAGCGGCGTTCAAAGCGGAGCGTTCGGAATCCCGAATATCCCGAACGTCTCCAACAACATCAATCCTCGTCTCACCAGCTACTTCGCCGCGAACACCAGCGGCAAGTTCGGCGCCGTGCTGATGGACTTCGCCGACGCCGCGAAGTGCTCGATGATCTACAACACCAGCTTCCCCGCAGACGGCCCGGCGTCCAGCCCGCCCCTCTTCATGATCGTCAACAAAAACAGCGGCATGCCGCTGGACATGATCAGCGGCGATCCGACCAACGGCGCGCGCATCAACCAGTGGACCTACGATGTGAACGGCCCGAACCAGCGCTGGTCGCTCGCCCCCACGGAAAATGGCGATCACTTCCGCATCGCGTCTTATGTCACCGGAAAGTGCGCCTGCATCCAGCAGGATCTGACGACTCCGGGCGCGCAGCTTTACGCCTGGGACTACACCGGCGGCAACCCGGCGCAGCAGTTCGATCTGGTCGACGCCGGCAATGGATACTTCAAGATCAAAAACGTGAAGAGCGGCCTGATCCTGGAAGTGGCGGGCTCGGCGACAACCAACGACGCGAAGGTGCAGCAGAACGCGGACACCGCGACGGCTAACCAGCTCTGGCGGCTCCAGCCATGGGGCGACTACTACGCCCGGACGGCGGCCGGCAAGTATGTCTGCATCCAGAATTCCGGCAGCTCCAACGGCAATCCGATCATCCAGTACAGCTGGGAAAGCAACCCCTGGTTCCAATGGCGCTTTGAAAGCGTGGGCGGCGCCGATCTGAAGGTCTCCAGCCTCAACGCCCTCAGCCGCGTGCTCTGCGTGGTGAACGGCTCCACCTCCGCCGCCGCCAACACTCAGCTCTACGATTACAACACCGCGAACGTCGGCGATCAGAAAGTGCGCATCGTTCCGAAGACGAACGGCCTCAACAAGTTCTACTTCGTGCACGACGGCATGAGCTGGGATATCCCGAGCGGCCAGACGGGCAACAATGTCCCGCTCCAGCAGTACCCGGACAACGGAAACGCGCAGCAGCAGTTCCGCCTCGAACGACTCCCGTAG
- a CDS encoding helix-turn-helix domain-containing protein, protein MDLTKRELEILQYVMQGKLSREVAEALFLSKRTVDFHLSNVYTKLNVKNRVQAFHQANKLGLLP, encoded by the coding sequence ATGGATTTAACTAAACGTGAGCTAGAAATTTTACAATACGTGATGCAGGGGAAATTGAGCCGTGAAGTCGCGGAAGCTCTGTTTCTCAGCAAGCGTACGGTCGATTTTCACTTATCCAATGTCTATACGAAATTAAATGTCAAAAACCGGGTACAGGCATTTCACCAGGCAAACAAGCTTGGGCTGCTACCCTAA